In one Legionella clemsonensis genomic region, the following are encoded:
- a CDS encoding phosphatase PAP2 family protein, giving the protein MPRNFHYCSVVSAFILGVLASVALAVNYFIYKFPGNNYFPPNTMLIALLLFLGFLGSYIQFGKASIVVKMTRELIYYFLVMSMIAFATNAVQYTPFTPVDEILIELEAALNINIVAIVGWTQRYPLLTQILVYIYDSLPYQMSVLPLIAIVIRKFSYLREFYCLLLISALLGFTIYYFYPTLAPATVLKSELFSSAQYATGIKFQEIHQHIPPSTIEGGMIAFPSFHAIWAWLCLYLMRWSRFIFLLLLPINSLLIVSCVLLGWHYPVDLLASAIVLLITHGLCFHCAKSRIF; this is encoded by the coding sequence ATGCCAAGAAATTTTCATTATTGCTCGGTTGTTTCTGCTTTTATTCTTGGCGTATTGGCATCAGTAGCTCTAGCTGTTAATTATTTCATCTATAAATTTCCCGGCAACAATTATTTCCCACCTAATACTATGTTAATTGCCCTACTTCTTTTTCTGGGCTTTCTGGGAAGTTATATACAATTTGGCAAAGCAAGTATTGTAGTTAAAATGACCAGAGAATTAATTTACTATTTCCTTGTTATGTCGATGATTGCTTTTGCAACTAACGCAGTCCAATACACGCCCTTCACTCCTGTCGATGAAATTTTAATAGAATTGGAAGCAGCGCTAAACATTAATATAGTCGCTATTGTTGGATGGACTCAACGTTATCCCTTGTTAACTCAAATACTGGTTTACATTTATGACAGTTTACCTTATCAAATGAGTGTTTTACCGCTCATTGCTATCGTCATACGAAAATTTTCTTACCTGAGAGAATTTTATTGTCTGTTACTTATCAGTGCTTTGCTAGGTTTTACAATTTATTATTTTTACCCTACTTTAGCACCCGCAACGGTGCTCAAGAGCGAGCTCTTTAGTTCAGCACAGTACGCAACGGGAATTAAATTTCAAGAAATTCACCAACACATTCCTCCCTCAACCATTGAAGGAGGAATGATTGCCTTTCCTTCCTTTCACGCAATTTGGGCTTGGCTTTGTCTTTACTTAATGCGTTGGTCACGCTTTATTTTTTTGCTGTTATTACCCATTAATAGTTTGTTAATAGTCTCTTGCGTGCTATTAGGCTGGCACTATCCTGTTGATTTGCTAGCAAGTGCAATCGTATTATTAATCACTCACGGATTATGTTTCCATTGCGCAAAAAGCAGGATATTCTAG
- a CDS encoding L,D-transpeptidase family protein gives MKRLSRLQRLTLIVSLLTLQPLWAISFVLPEREDIIGEIQYVTPEMGETLSEVGMRYDIGYYEMVRANPHVNPHNLLNERTTVLIPSQFILPPAPREGIVINLAEYRLYYFLPDENIVVTMPVGIGREGWTTPIGKTKVIGKEKNPVWRPTANLLKEAAKHGVQIPGAFPAGEDNPLGRHVLRLGWATYLIHGTNRRDGVGARVSAGCLRMMPEDMEYLFKLVKVGTPVRVLNNPVKFGYLQGELYIQVHPLLAEQKNQNLSTLAEIQLKRIAMLNNIKKIEYRLN, from the coding sequence ATGAAACGGTTAAGTCGACTACAGAGACTGACTCTGATTGTCAGTTTACTTACGCTACAACCATTATGGGCTATTTCTTTTGTGCTTCCTGAGAGAGAGGATATTATTGGCGAGATTCAATATGTTACTCCTGAAATGGGAGAGACTCTGAGCGAAGTAGGAATGCGCTATGACATTGGTTATTACGAGATGGTTCGCGCTAATCCCCACGTAAACCCTCACAATCTTTTAAATGAGCGCACCACTGTACTGATTCCTTCGCAGTTTATTTTGCCCCCAGCACCGCGTGAAGGGATAGTAATTAATTTGGCAGAATATCGTCTTTACTATTTTTTACCTGACGAGAATATTGTTGTTACTATGCCAGTAGGTATTGGTCGTGAAGGTTGGACCACCCCTATAGGCAAGACAAAAGTGATTGGTAAAGAAAAAAATCCTGTATGGCGGCCAACAGCAAATTTATTGAAAGAGGCAGCAAAGCATGGGGTACAAATTCCCGGAGCATTTCCAGCAGGAGAGGATAATCCGCTTGGCAGGCATGTACTACGTCTTGGTTGGGCTACCTATCTTATTCATGGCACTAATCGACGGGATGGTGTAGGGGCCAGAGTAAGTGCAGGATGTTTAAGAATGATGCCGGAAGATATGGAATATCTATTTAAACTGGTAAAAGTAGGAACACCGGTACGTGTATTGAATAATCCGGTTAAGTTTGGTTACTTGCAGGGGGAATTGTATATACAGGTACATCCTCTTCTTGCAGAGCAAAAAAATCAAAATTTAAGCACATTGGCTGAGATACAACTTAAGCGAATAGCGATGCTTAACAATATTAAAAAAATAGAATACAGGCTGAACTAA
- a CDS encoding 3-hydroxyacyl-CoA dehydrogenase NAD-binding domain-containing protein: MSNYKHWELQTDADHIAWLAINRQNAAVNTINHEVLDELNSLLQEIGQRSNLKGLVLYSAKSKGFIAGADVNAFSQFTTPAEAVDFLRKGQAVFSRLEALSIPTVAMIDGFCMGGGLELALACDYRVANDDKDTRIGLPEVMLGIHPGWGGTVRLPRLIGGFDALSKVILTGAPLSAEKAKRFGILDEVVPLRQLKRAAIYFVKNKPSKHKPSFLQSVTNYSWVRALLAPLLRKQVAKRISKKHYPAPFAVIDLWEKEGGIGERAYLKEADSVEQLISEGDTARNLIRAFLLRERMKAFAKDSDFKAQHVHVIGAGVMGGDIAAWCALRGLHVTLQDKSHLQIAPAIGRAHALFKKKLRKPRLIQAAMDRLIADPEGYGIARADVIIEAVFENLEVKQTIMKQVEAKAKKTAIIATNTSSIPLDDISEVMINPKRLVGIHFFNPVAKMELVEVVSSSKTSKEVGKDACAFVNQIGRLPLPVKSSPGFLINRVLMPYLMECVQLLEEGYSGEEIDKAAKDFGMVMGPVELADTVGMDVCLAVAENLTAHFGGTVPQRLRDMVKEGKLGRKTGEGFYRYKNGKPIKQKVAATKPNKDITHRLILRMVNEAATCLREGVVADSDLLDGGMIFATGFAPFRGGPMNYAKHFGHDKLNELFAKLEAQYGDRFKADVSL, from the coding sequence ATGAGTAATTATAAACACTGGGAATTGCAAACTGATGCCGACCATATTGCCTGGTTAGCAATAAATCGACAGAATGCAGCTGTCAATACTATAAATCACGAGGTTTTGGATGAATTAAACAGCCTTTTACAAGAGATAGGACAACGCTCAAATTTAAAAGGCCTAGTCCTTTATTCGGCAAAGAGTAAAGGTTTTATTGCGGGTGCTGACGTTAATGCTTTCTCACAATTTACAACACCTGCTGAGGCTGTTGATTTTTTAAGAAAGGGTCAGGCCGTATTCTCCCGTTTGGAAGCGCTGTCAATACCCACTGTGGCCATGATTGATGGTTTTTGTATGGGAGGTGGATTAGAATTAGCATTGGCTTGCGATTATCGCGTTGCCAATGACGATAAAGATACGCGTATAGGTTTACCTGAGGTGATGTTGGGTATTCATCCTGGATGGGGTGGAACCGTACGCTTGCCAAGACTAATTGGTGGGTTTGATGCACTTTCTAAAGTAATTTTAACGGGTGCACCTCTAAGTGCAGAAAAAGCCAAACGTTTCGGTATTCTGGATGAGGTTGTCCCGCTAAGGCAATTAAAGCGAGCAGCGATTTATTTTGTAAAAAACAAGCCATCCAAGCACAAGCCGAGCTTCTTGCAATCAGTAACCAACTATTCCTGGGTTCGCGCATTACTAGCACCTCTTTTACGCAAGCAGGTTGCTAAACGTATATCAAAAAAGCACTACCCGGCACCGTTTGCTGTAATTGATCTCTGGGAGAAAGAGGGCGGCATTGGGGAACGTGCTTATCTGAAAGAGGCTGATTCTGTTGAGCAGCTTATCAGTGAAGGTGACACAGCGCGCAATCTTATCCGTGCTTTTTTATTACGCGAGCGGATGAAAGCTTTTGCGAAAGACAGTGATTTTAAAGCACAACATGTTCATGTTATCGGTGCTGGTGTGATGGGTGGTGATATTGCTGCCTGGTGCGCTTTACGCGGATTGCACGTCACTTTGCAAGATAAATCCCATTTGCAAATTGCCCCTGCTATTGGCCGGGCACATGCCTTATTTAAAAAGAAGCTACGTAAGCCTCGCCTAATACAAGCCGCGATGGATAGATTGATTGCTGATCCTGAAGGTTATGGCATTGCACGAGCTGATGTGATTATTGAAGCTGTATTTGAAAATCTGGAAGTTAAGCAAACTATTATGAAGCAGGTAGAAGCGAAGGCTAAAAAGACTGCGATCATAGCCACTAATACTTCTAGTATCCCTTTAGATGACATTAGTGAAGTCATGATTAATCCCAAACGTTTGGTTGGCATCCATTTCTTCAATCCAGTTGCTAAAATGGAGCTTGTAGAGGTAGTCAGTAGTTCCAAAACTTCGAAAGAAGTCGGTAAAGATGCCTGCGCATTTGTCAACCAAATTGGCCGCTTGCCTCTACCTGTTAAATCAAGTCCAGGATTTTTAATCAACCGTGTATTAATGCCATACCTCATGGAGTGTGTGCAATTGCTTGAGGAAGGTTACAGCGGTGAGGAAATTGATAAAGCTGCTAAAGATTTCGGTATGGTAATGGGGCCAGTTGAGTTGGCTGACACGGTAGGCATGGATGTCTGTCTGGCTGTAGCTGAAAATTTGACTGCACATTTCGGTGGAACTGTGCCTCAACGGCTGCGAGATATGGTTAAAGAAGGCAAACTTGGTCGTAAAACAGGTGAAGGTTTCTATCGCTATAAAAATGGAAAACCAATTAAGCAGAAAGTAGCAGCTACCAAGCCTAATAAAGATATAACACATCGTTTAATTTTAAGAATGGTCAATGAAGCTGCTACTTGCCTACGTGAAGGGGTTGTTGCCGATAGTGATTTGCTGGATGGAGGAATGATTTTTGCGACAGGTTTTGCGCCATTCCGTGGTGGTCCAATGAATTATGCTAAGCACTTTGGTCATGATAAGCTCAATGAGCTTTTTGCTAAATTGGAGGCCCAATATGGCGACCGGTTTAAAGCAGATGTAAGTTTGTAA
- a CDS encoding acetyl-CoA C-acetyltransferase translates to MKLKSNLSGREVYIVDGSRTPFLKAKGVGPFTGSDLAVAAGMPLLNRQPFLPTDLDEVIIGSAMPGPDEANIARVVALRLGCGEKVPAFTVMRNCASGMQALDNAAMQIASGRSDLVLAGGTEAMSHAPLLFNQKMASWLASWFAAKSMGQRAVLMTKFRPSFLAPVIALLRGLTDPIVGLNMGQTAERVAYRFNITREQMDAFACESHRRLAAAYAEGRMEEVVPIIDSKGRVYPQDDGIRADSTVEKLAKLKPYFDKKYGMVTAGNSSQVTDGACLLILASADAVKKYNLSVIGRIVDSQWAALDPSQMGLGPVHAATPIMQRHNLKPADFDCWEINEAFAAQVLGCLAAWEDEEYCRTQLGLKQAMGAPSLGRLNMDGGAIAAGHPIGASGARIVLHVLQGLKHHNGSRGMAAICIGGGQGGAMYLERVTEVKGHE, encoded by the coding sequence ATGAAGCTCAAATCGAATTTAAGCGGCAGAGAGGTATATATAGTTGATGGTAGTCGGACACCATTTCTTAAGGCAAAAGGAGTAGGTCCTTTTACTGGTTCAGATTTGGCCGTTGCGGCGGGTATGCCATTGTTAAATCGCCAGCCTTTTTTACCTACTGACCTGGATGAGGTAATCATTGGTTCTGCCATGCCAGGCCCTGATGAAGCAAATATTGCCAGAGTAGTGGCTTTGCGTCTTGGCTGTGGAGAAAAAGTTCCAGCATTTACTGTCATGAGGAATTGTGCTTCCGGTATGCAAGCACTTGACAATGCTGCTATGCAGATTGCCAGTGGTCGTAGTGACTTGGTTCTTGCTGGAGGTACTGAAGCAATGAGTCATGCGCCTTTATTGTTCAATCAAAAAATGGCCTCATGGCTAGCCAGTTGGTTTGCCGCCAAAAGTATGGGACAACGGGCAGTACTAATGACTAAATTCAGACCTTCCTTCCTGGCCCCGGTTATTGCCTTGTTGCGTGGTTTAACTGATCCCATTGTTGGCTTGAATATGGGCCAAACTGCTGAAAGAGTTGCCTATCGTTTTAACATTACTCGTGAACAAATGGATGCTTTTGCTTGTGAAAGTCATCGACGATTGGCCGCTGCTTATGCAGAAGGACGAATGGAAGAAGTTGTTCCGATCATTGATAGCAAAGGGCGAGTTTATCCTCAAGATGATGGAATACGTGCCGATTCAACCGTTGAGAAACTGGCAAAGCTAAAACCTTATTTTGATAAAAAATATGGTATGGTAACCGCAGGTAATAGTTCACAGGTTACTGATGGTGCTTGTTTACTAATTTTAGCGAGTGCTGATGCAGTTAAAAAATATAATTTATCTGTAATAGGACGTATAGTAGATTCACAATGGGCTGCTCTCGATCCATCGCAAATGGGGTTAGGACCTGTCCATGCGGCCACACCTATTATGCAGCGTCACAATTTAAAACCTGCGGATTTTGACTGTTGGGAAATTAATGAGGCGTTTGCTGCACAAGTTTTAGGTTGTCTGGCAGCTTGGGAAGATGAAGAATATTGCCGTACGCAGTTAGGTTTAAAACAAGCAATGGGTGCGCCATCATTAGGTCGATTAAATATGGATGGTGGTGCAATAGCGGCGGGACACCCAATAGGTGCAAGTGGGGCTCGCATTGTATTACATGTGCTTCAAGGACTAAAACACCATAATGGAAGTCGAGGTATGGCTGCTATCTGTATAGGTGGCGGACAAGGGGGAGCAATGTATCTGGAACGTGTGACAGAGGTGAAAGGACATGAGTAA
- a CDS encoding ISL3 family transposase, whose translation MPRKDIILNLPGYTIVKVTGNNPVYIEVRYTRVVRCIYCNGKRLRKKDSFNRKIRHESIGLRYSYLLIKSHKFQCYGCKRYFNQRFPGIGKYQRATESLRKEVFHHHTEGVSQKDLSRHFHTGKSTIERWYHYGYERQEKRITSPLCPRVLGIDEHSFTKKQGYVTTLCDLGKHKVFDIVKGRSGRDLEAYFKTLEGKERVRVVCIDLSSSYRALVKRHFPKAKIVADRFHVIRLINQLSMQTFHQIDPTMKYQRGTLMALKTKPENLTSLRLSKRDQYLKQQPAIAAIYDFKQQLHELLTKKHCTAKECKRLLPQFLEMVKELKQSAFQSLRTLGNTLFKWREEVVRMLRFTKNNGITEGFHRKMKLIQRRAYGFRNFENYRLRVRVLCG comes from the coding sequence GTGCCAAGAAAAGATATTATCCTAAATTTACCTGGCTATACAATAGTCAAGGTGACAGGAAACAATCCTGTTTATATTGAAGTAAGATATACTCGAGTTGTGCGTTGTATTTACTGCAATGGCAAGCGATTAAGGAAGAAAGATAGCTTTAATCGAAAGATACGTCATGAGTCTATCGGATTACGTTATAGCTATTTACTTATTAAATCGCATAAGTTTCAGTGCTATGGGTGTAAGCGCTATTTTAATCAGCGTTTTCCGGGGATAGGTAAATACCAGCGAGCTACAGAAAGCTTGCGTAAAGAGGTGTTTCACCATCATACAGAGGGTGTTAGTCAAAAAGATTTAAGCCGTCATTTCCATACAGGCAAATCAACGATAGAACGTTGGTATCATTATGGTTATGAACGGCAAGAGAAACGGATTACATCACCCTTATGTCCTCGTGTATTGGGTATTGATGAACACTCGTTTACAAAGAAGCAGGGCTATGTAACTACCTTATGTGATTTAGGTAAGCATAAGGTTTTTGATATTGTTAAAGGCCGCTCAGGGCGAGATTTAGAGGCTTATTTTAAAACATTGGAAGGCAAAGAGCGTGTACGTGTCGTGTGTATCGATTTAAGTAGCAGCTATCGGGCTTTGGTGAAACGCCACTTTCCTAAGGCCAAGATTGTGGCTGATCGCTTTCATGTCATCCGATTAATTAACCAACTGAGCATGCAAACCTTTCATCAAATTGATCCCACAATGAAGTATCAAAGAGGCACACTCATGGCTTTGAAGACAAAGCCAGAGAATCTAACGTCATTACGTTTAAGCAAACGCGACCAATACCTGAAACAACAACCCGCGATTGCTGCGATTTATGATTTTAAACAACAGTTGCATGAACTATTAACTAAGAAGCATTGTACAGCAAAAGAGTGTAAACGCTTATTACCGCAATTCTTGGAAATGGTTAAAGAACTAAAGCAAAGCGCTTTTCAATCGCTTAGAACTTTAGGAAATACACTATTTAAATGGAGAGAGGAAGTCGTTAGAATGCTTCGTTTTACTAAGAATAATGGAATAACTGAAGGGTTTCATCGAAAGATGAAATTGATTCAACGCAGGGCTTATGGGTTTAGAAATTTTGAAAATTATAGATTAAGAGTTAGAGTGCTTTGTGGATGA
- a CDS encoding leucine-rich repeat domain-containing protein: MKLSEDGKILLKIANSDIKEDGSFDIPEGVVFIGEGAFYACRGLQSIAIPESVTSIGDWAFDGCNSLQSIAIPKGVTSIGKATFSGCSGLQSITIPKGITSIGNGAFGDCTGLQTITIPEGVASIDNYAFSECIGLQSITIPEGVTSIGDYAFSGCIGLQSIIIPEGVVSIGNGVFNRCSSLHSIMISGKEDASIERITNLLPDYLRDKVILKDVAEAAFQKRKAQLSRVALAPEINPLYRYFNAKAPYISKVEVEVEVKNKDGKKEIKIIEEECSKLPNDLFRYMNHFLVSESPYYKKANTRVSQVPLPKNKDEIKAYENALERIVNESIIKATAFSQSLFLLLPKELRISLAQLKAVTLKKEDGKPDGYLNVADAIDTLHQKLLQSFEKTFPADLTQFKKECKEIIKEAHLVLIDEGYPPVAVTGQHFSFFKAEVAEKVSALENTVRGIKNF; this comes from the coding sequence ATGAAATTAAGTGAAGACGGCAAGATCCTGTTAAAGATTGCTAATAGTGACATCAAAGAAGATGGTTCTTTTGATATTCCTGAAGGGGTTGTCTTTATTGGTGAGGGGGCATTTTACGCTTGCAGAGGCTTGCAGTCCATTGCTATTCCTGAAAGTGTCACCTCTATTGGTGATTGGGCATTTGATGGTTGCAATAGCTTGCAGTCCATTGCTATTCCTAAAGGGGTCACCTCTATTGGTAAGGCGACATTTAGCGGCTGCAGCGGTTTGCAATCCATTACTATTCCTAAAGGTATTACCTCTATTGGTAATGGGGCATTTGGCGACTGTACTGGCTTGCAAACCATCACCATTCCTGAGGGTGTCGCCTCTATTGATAATTATGCATTTAGCGAATGCATTGGCTTGCAATCCATCACCATCCCTGAAGGGGTCACTTCTATTGGTGATTATGCATTTAGCGGCTGTATTGGCTTGCAATCTATCATCATTCCTGAAGGGGTCGTCTCTATTGGTAATGGGGTATTTAACCGTTGCTCAAGCTTGCACAGCATCATGATTTCTGGCAAGGAAGATGCTTCTATAGAGCGAATTACCAATTTATTACCTGATTATTTAAGAGACAAAGTAATTTTAAAAGATGTAGCGGAAGCTGCTTTTCAAAAGCGTAAGGCTCAGCTTTCCAGAGTGGCACTGGCGCCGGAAATAAATCCGCTGTATCGCTATTTTAATGCGAAGGCCCCGTATATTTCCAAGGTTGAGGTTGAAGTAGAAGTAAAAAATAAGGATGGAAAAAAGGAAATTAAAATTATAGAAGAAGAATGTAGCAAGCTTCCCAATGACTTGTTTCGGTACATGAACCACTTTTTAGTGAGCGAGAGTCCTTATTACAAGAAAGCAAACACTCGCGTGTCTCAAGTGCCCTTGCCCAAAAATAAAGATGAGATAAAGGCTTATGAAAATGCCTTGGAAAGAATAGTCAATGAAAGCATTATAAAAGCGACAGCGTTTAGTCAATCACTCTTTTTACTGTTACCAAAAGAATTAAGAATATCTTTAGCGCAATTGAAAGCAGTTACCCTTAAAAAAGAAGACGGCAAGCCGGATGGCTATCTTAACGTCGCTGATGCGATAGATACTCTCCATCAAAAATTACTGCAAAGTTTTGAGAAGACCTTCCCCGCTGATCTCACCCAATTTAAAAAAGAGTGTAAGGAGATCATTAAGGAGGCTCATCTTGTTCTGATTGATGAAGGGTACCCACCTGTCGCAGTTACAGGCCAGCATTTCTCTTTCTTCAAAGCAGAAGTTGCTGAGAAGGTCAGTGCGCTGGAGAACACTGTACGAGGTATCAAAAATTTCTAA
- a CDS encoding leucine-rich repeat domain-containing protein, producing the protein MRLSEDGKILLKVANSDIKEDGSFDIPDGVNSIDDFVFNGCIGLQTITIPEVVTSIGHYAFFDCSRLQAITIPESVTSIGNGAFRGCIGLQSITIPENVTSIGHCIFYGCSGLQAITIPKSVTSIGNCAFRGCISLQSVIIPEGVTSIGVWAFGGCIGLQIITIPEGVTSIGSWAFSGCIGLQTITIPEGVVSIGDEAFSNCSSLHSIMISGKEDASIERIINLLPDYLRDKVILKDVAEAAFQKCKAQLSRVAQTSEINPLYRYFNCGAGYISEITVKEDGKNICSKLPDDIFKYINGYLVNDNPYYKKAKTRMHQVPLPKNKDEIKAYENALESIANECIAKAKEFSNSLFLVLPKGLRESLSQLRGMTLKKEDKQEGYLNIADAVNNLHQKILQSFEKTFPTDVTQFKKECKDAIEKVQLVLAGEGYQPVTVTGQHFSFFKAEVAEKVSALENTVRGIKNF; encoded by the coding sequence ATGAGATTAAGTGAAGACGGCAAGATCCTGTTGAAGGTTGCTAATAGCGACATCAAAGAAGATGGTTCTTTTGATATTCCCGACGGGGTCAACTCTATTGATGATTTTGTATTTAATGGTTGCATTGGCTTGCAAACCATCACCATTCCTGAGGTGGTCACCTCTATTGGTCATTATGCATTTTTCGATTGCAGTAGACTTCAAGCTATCACCATTCCTGAAAGTGTCACTTCTATTGGTAACGGGGCATTTAGAGGCTGCATTGGCTTGCAATCCATTACCATTCCTGAAAATGTCACCTCTATTGGTCATTGTATATTTTATGGTTGCAGTGGTTTGCAAGCTATCACCATTCCTAAAAGTGTCACTTCTATTGGTAATTGTGCATTTAGAGGCTGTATCAGCTTGCAATCCGTCATCATTCCTGAGGGAGTTACCTCTATTGGTGTTTGGGCATTTGGCGGCTGTATTGGCTTGCAAATCATCACCATTCCTGAAGGGGTCACTTCTATTGGTAGTTGGGCATTTAGCGGCTGCATTGGCTTGCAAACCATCACCATTCCTGAAGGAGTCGTCTCTATTGGTGATGAGGCATTTAGCAATTGCTCAAGTTTGCACAGCATCATGATTTCTGGCAAGGAAGATGCTTCTATAGAGCGAATTATCAATTTATTACCTGATTATTTAAGAGACAAAGTAATTTTAAAAGATGTAGCGGAAGCTGCTTTTCAAAAGTGCAAGGCTCAGCTTTCCAGAGTGGCTCAAACGTCGGAAATAAATCCGCTATATCGCTATTTTAATTGTGGAGCAGGATATATTTCCGAGATTACAGTGAAAGAGGATGGAAAAAATATATGCAGCAAGCTTCCAGATGATATTTTTAAGTATATAAACGGCTATTTAGTAAACGATAATCCTTATTACAAGAAAGCAAAAACCCGTATGCATCAAGTGCCTTTGCCCAAAAATAAAGATGAGATAAAGGCTTATGAAAATGCCTTGGAAAGTATAGCCAATGAATGCATAGCAAAAGCGAAAGAGTTTAGTAACTCACTGTTTTTAGTGTTACCCAAAGGATTAAGAGAGTCTTTATCGCAATTAAGAGGAATGACGCTTAAAAAAGAAGATAAGCAGGAAGGTTATCTTAATATCGCTGATGCTGTGAATAATCTTCATCAAAAAATACTGCAAAGTTTTGAGAAGACCTTTCCCACCGATGTCACGCAATTTAAAAAAGAGTGTAAGGATGCCATTGAGAAGGTTCAGCTTGTTTTGGCTGGTGAAGGATATCAACCTGTCACAGTGACAGGCCAGCATTTCTCTTTCTTCAAAGCAGAGGTTGCTGAGAAGGTCAGTGCGCTGGAGAACACTGTACGAGGTATCAAAAACTTCTAA
- the wip gene encoding Dot/Icm T4SS effector Wip, with protein sequence MVSRIINKNIQIYSYPNEFETCSGSLTIGDLHGNPVKALHILFRHKIIKFKEDVQSPHSVYEQFVKIYDQFGEILQICLENKTLQHFQKVKIENCLAQIAHINQKLMLLDSQSDQYQLLKQDKQQWFDKLSSTTSSNKLIEERFKEIKDQVVHLIGQFNSLMDKLEINNHKVLIRFLGDEFADRGNCDYLTLRILDFLTTNDLKTTHLLSNHGCEFIYAYEKMVQSSVFENAGFIPDFQTQSIQGLKLLLDNNVISCEKLTTLINRSFKPSLKILDYTLNEHGISLFTHAPVRFDSIELLARRLDVIYDGSTKEALGRTIDQINHQFSSFVNSNNIHTLFSTAEIKDVAHMTAEERVAWPAVYLTWNRWTAMKDIEETRPAGKNGYSLTYVHGHDIFESKLAYVHNLDTLCGKEAHKLEDKKIDEYMKFLMDHKYNVGDTTEAEYYMRNVLRYKVIDSDEYGLRSKLIKSQSSEKKSSQEDFDADGSIKKLSKLGEPVSSAVVVITIEENKVLPIFNPQDSSITTINFNSHTTESNFFTAGQ encoded by the coding sequence ATGGTTAGTCGCATAATAAATAAAAACATCCAGATTTACAGCTACCCCAATGAGTTTGAAACTTGTTCTGGCTCATTAACCATCGGTGATTTACATGGAAATCCGGTTAAAGCTCTGCATATTCTTTTTCGCCATAAAATAATTAAATTTAAAGAAGATGTTCAATCACCTCATTCAGTTTATGAGCAATTCGTTAAAATTTATGATCAGTTTGGTGAAATTCTTCAAATTTGCCTAGAAAACAAAACGCTTCAACATTTTCAAAAAGTCAAAATTGAGAATTGTTTGGCGCAAATAGCCCATATCAATCAGAAATTAATGCTGCTAGATAGTCAATCAGATCAATATCAGTTATTAAAGCAAGATAAACAACAGTGGTTCGATAAATTATCGAGTACCACGTCTTCTAATAAATTAATTGAAGAAAGATTTAAGGAGATTAAAGATCAAGTTGTTCATTTGATTGGACAATTTAATTCGTTGATGGACAAGTTGGAAATTAATAATCACAAGGTGTTAATAAGATTTCTTGGTGATGAGTTCGCTGATAGAGGCAATTGTGATTATTTGACTTTAAGAATTCTAGATTTTTTAACCACTAATGATTTAAAAACCACTCACTTACTTTCCAATCACGGTTGTGAATTTATTTATGCTTATGAAAAAATGGTGCAGAGTAGTGTATTCGAAAACGCAGGGTTTATTCCCGATTTCCAAACCCAGTCAATTCAGGGACTTAAACTATTGTTAGACAACAATGTTATCAGTTGTGAAAAACTAACCACATTAATTAACAGAAGCTTCAAGCCTTCTCTAAAAATTCTTGATTATACCTTAAATGAACATGGCATTAGTTTATTTACCCATGCGCCAGTACGATTTGATAGCATTGAATTGCTGGCAAGACGGTTAGACGTTATTTACGATGGTTCAACTAAAGAGGCTTTAGGGCGTACTATCGACCAAATCAATCATCAATTCTCTTCTTTTGTGAATTCAAATAACATACATACTCTATTTTCAACTGCTGAAATCAAGGATGTAGCCCATATGACCGCGGAAGAACGTGTCGCTTGGCCGGCGGTTTATTTGACCTGGAATCGCTGGACAGCAATGAAAGACATAGAAGAGACACGTCCAGCCGGCAAAAACGGGTACTCCCTAACTTACGTACATGGACATGATATTTTTGAGAGTAAGCTGGCCTATGTCCATAATCTCGACACACTTTGCGGTAAGGAAGCACATAAACTAGAAGACAAAAAAATTGATGAATATATGAAATTTTTGATGGATCATAAGTACAATGTGGGTGACACAACAGAAGCAGAATATTATATGCGCAATGTTCTCCGGTACAAAGTAATTGATTCTGATGAGTATGGCTTACGGTCTAAATTAATTAAATCGCAATCTTCAGAAAAAAAAAGCTCGCAAGAAGATTTTGATGCGGATGGAAGTATCAAAAAATTAAGCAAACTAGGTGAGCCTGTTTCTTCTGCTGTTGTAGTAATTACCATTGAGGAAAATAAAGTCTTGCCAATTTTTAATCCGCAAGATAGCAGCATTACAACCATCAATTTTAATTCTCATACAACGGAGAGTAATTTCTTCACTGCAGGCCAATAA